A genome region from Euphorbia lathyris chromosome 4, ddEupLath1.1, whole genome shotgun sequence includes the following:
- the LOC136227233 gene encoding uncharacterized protein, translating to MARRGGIGKGYMGITDKEGADPRRTSSRPVTASARRDREEQQRFMADARRAHAAQAERAEGRDEAAGIDMDGDASMHRPSADTIPIDRGVVTRGRDGRFSSTAASSSGSSKRSRSVEDDWVVKDPVPGGPFDGAVILSFLGHIACAIWAGQDRGVLRCHTRSGYCTKLRLWYSGSSRTIQSRIESSGLFHLPGIMHSHIDAALITAFVERWQPDTS from the exons ATGGCACGAAGAGGAGGCATCGGCAAAGGATACATGGGTATTACG gaTAAGGAGGGAGCTGACCCTAGACGCACGTCTTCACGTCCTGTTACTGCATCTGCTCGGCGGGACCGGGAGGAGCAGCAGCGGTTTATGGCGGACGCCCGGAGGGCACATGCTGCACAGGCGGAGCGTGCTGAGGGACGGGATGAGGCGGCTGGTATAGACATGGACGGGGATGCTTCTATGCATCGTCCTAGTGCTGATACTATCCCCATAGATCGTGGCGTTgtgacgaggggtcgagacggacgattttcttctaccgcagcatcttcttctg gtagcagcaagcgatcgaggagtgtagaggatgactggGTTGTGAAGGACCCCGTCCCCGGGGGTCCATTTGATGGTGCTGTGATCCTGAGCTTTTTGGGACATATTGCATGTGCTATATGGGCCGGTCAGGACAGGGGCGTccttaggtgtcataccagatcagGGTATTGCACGAAGCTGAGATTATGGTACAGTGGTTCTTCCCGGACGATTCAGTCGCGTATCGAGTCATCTGGCTTGTTCCATTTACCTGGTATTATGCACAGTCACATAGATGCTGCACTGATCACAGCATTTGttgagcggtggcagccagacacgtcatAA
- the LOC136225921 gene encoding protein MAIN-LIKE 1-like encodes MTGCMTLLQSWIYEYFPCFRPHREAVTVDPDLPRASLWPSISMEKSDERLRAFRARLDVLTADEVMWMPYGPDAITETPRTLYSGWIRYRDVIEPYMPGRCLRQLGHVQTIPRPILQPSKAVRPWTSLKYRVEVPAVMVQGIWDSFPQSSVLILSVFTPAHTPSDCEDQYMHWYTRHSHPRLLPEIVAPGPAVYTRSNSEIWVSRLSGWGETVLDHMSHLDEDAAIVYRQSLEEIMDAWHLAK; translated from the exons ATGACGGGTTGTATGACATTGCTCCAGTCCTGGATTTACGAGTATTTTCCTTGCTTCAGGCCACATCGAGAGGCAGTTACAGTTGACCCGGATCTTCCTAGGGCTTCGTTGTGGCCATCTATATCGATGGAGAAGAGCGATGAGCGGTTGAGAGCATTTCGTGCCCGGCTTGATGTGTTGACAGCAGATGAG gtcatgtggatgccgtatggcCCTGATGCCATTACTGAGACCCCGAGGACTCTATATTCTGGATGGATACGGTATcgggatgtgatcgagccgtacatGCCGGGGCGATGCCTTCGACAGCTTGGACATGTGCAGACCATTCCTAGACCGATATTGCAGCCTTCTAAGGCTGTTCGCCCGTGGACCAGTTTGAAGTATCGTGTAGAGGTGCCAGCTGTGATGGTGCAGGGTATTTGGGACTCTTTTCCCCAGTCGTCCGTCCTTATACTGTCTGTATTCACTCCAGCACATACTCCATCAGATTGTGAGGATCAGTACATGCATTGGTACACCCGTCACTCACACCCTCGTCTACTTCCGGAGATTGTTGCACCCGGACCGGCTGTTTATACTCGCTCGAACAGTGagatt TGGGTTAGTCGATTATCTGGCTGGGGTGAAACTGTGCTGGATCACATGAGTCATCTGGACGAGGATGCTGCGATTGTATATAGGCAGTCGTTAGAGGAGATTATGGAtgcttggcatttggccaagtga
- the LOC136225924 gene encoding uncharacterized protein isoform X2 has translation MSGAGAPDFFYREAQRLGYVARSAFKLLQIQKQHKLITPGSSVLDLGCAPGAWLQVACQSLGPLKNGGSVVGIDLKKVKVPSQHCDVRVKTICADVMNLPKHQVRALSPKMGFSVILSDMCPSVSGITTKDAALSVELGMQALDLAVGQAMSDDRPLDSASGADNNGVLQARGNLVIKLLESEDIQELMRICKPLFRKASWLRPKATRSSSREIYLICQGLQL, from the exons ATGAGTGGAGCAGGAGCACCTGATTTCTTCTATAGAGAAGCCCAGCGTCTCGGTTATGTAGCTCGTTCAGCTTTCAAG CTTCTTCAGATTCAAAAGCAACACAAACTAATAACTCCAGGTTCCTCTGTTCTTGACCTTGGTTGTGCTCCTGGTGCTTGGCTACAG GTTGCTTGCCAGAGTTTGGGGCCACTAAAGAATGGTGGATCCGTGGTGGGTATTGATCTCAAG AAGGTGAAGGTTCCTTCCCAACATTGCGATGTTAGGGTTAAAACTATTTGTGCTGATGTGATGAACCTCCCCAAACACCAAGTCAGAGCACTCTCTCCTAAG ATGGGATTTTCGGTGATACTATCAGATATGTGTCCGTCAGTTTCTGGAATCACAACAAAAGATGCTGCTTTATCTGTGGAGTTGGGGATGCAAGCACTTGATCTGGCTGTTGGTCAGGCAATGTCTGATGATAGGCCGTTAGATTCTGCTTCGGGTGCAGATAATAATGGTGTGCTGCAAGCCAGAGGAAATCTAGTAATTAAGCTTCTAGAGAGTGAGGATATCCAAG AACTTATGCGGATATGCAAACCCCTATTTAGAAAGGCATCATGGTTGAGGCCTAAAGCTACAAGATCTTCGTCAAGAGAGATTTATTTGATTTGCCAAGGTCTGCAACTGTAG
- the LOC136225924 gene encoding uncharacterized protein isoform X3, which yields MSGAGAPDFFYREAQRLGYVARSAFKLLQIQKQHKLITPGSSVLDLGCAPGAWLQVACQSLGPLKNGGSVKVKVPSQHCDVRVKTICADVMNLPKHQVRALSPKQMGFSVILSDMCPSVSGITTKDAALSVELGMQALDLAVGQAMSDDRPLDSASGADNNGVLQARGNLVIKLLESEDIQELMRICKPLFRKASWLRPKATRSSSREIYLICQGLQL from the exons ATGAGTGGAGCAGGAGCACCTGATTTCTTCTATAGAGAAGCCCAGCGTCTCGGTTATGTAGCTCGTTCAGCTTTCAAG CTTCTTCAGATTCAAAAGCAACACAAACTAATAACTCCAGGTTCCTCTGTTCTTGACCTTGGTTGTGCTCCTGGTGCTTGGCTACAG GTTGCTTGCCAGAGTTTGGGGCCACTAAAGAATGGTGGATCCGTG AAGGTGAAGGTTCCTTCCCAACATTGCGATGTTAGGGTTAAAACTATTTGTGCTGATGTGATGAACCTCCCCAAACACCAAGTCAGAGCACTCTCTCCTAAG CAGATGGGATTTTCGGTGATACTATCAGATATGTGTCCGTCAGTTTCTGGAATCACAACAAAAGATGCTGCTTTATCTGTGGAGTTGGGGATGCAAGCACTTGATCTGGCTGTTGGTCAGGCAATGTCTGATGATAGGCCGTTAGATTCTGCTTCGGGTGCAGATAATAATGGTGTGCTGCAAGCCAGAGGAAATCTAGTAATTAAGCTTCTAGAGAGTGAGGATATCCAAG AACTTATGCGGATATGCAAACCCCTATTTAGAAAGGCATCATGGTTGAGGCCTAAAGCTACAAGATCTTCGTCAAGAGAGATTTATTTGATTTGCCAAGGTCTGCAACTGTAG
- the LOC136225924 gene encoding uncharacterized protein isoform X4: MSGAGAPDFFYREAQRLGYVARSAFKLLQIQKQHKLITPGSSVLDLGCAPGAWLQVACQSLGPLKNGGSVKVKVPSQHCDVRVKTICADVMNLPKHQVRALSPKMGFSVILSDMCPSVSGITTKDAALSVELGMQALDLAVGQAMSDDRPLDSASGADNNGVLQARGNLVIKLLESEDIQELMRICKPLFRKASWLRPKATRSSSREIYLICQGLQL; this comes from the exons ATGAGTGGAGCAGGAGCACCTGATTTCTTCTATAGAGAAGCCCAGCGTCTCGGTTATGTAGCTCGTTCAGCTTTCAAG CTTCTTCAGATTCAAAAGCAACACAAACTAATAACTCCAGGTTCCTCTGTTCTTGACCTTGGTTGTGCTCCTGGTGCTTGGCTACAG GTTGCTTGCCAGAGTTTGGGGCCACTAAAGAATGGTGGATCCGTG AAGGTGAAGGTTCCTTCCCAACATTGCGATGTTAGGGTTAAAACTATTTGTGCTGATGTGATGAACCTCCCCAAACACCAAGTCAGAGCACTCTCTCCTAAG ATGGGATTTTCGGTGATACTATCAGATATGTGTCCGTCAGTTTCTGGAATCACAACAAAAGATGCTGCTTTATCTGTGGAGTTGGGGATGCAAGCACTTGATCTGGCTGTTGGTCAGGCAATGTCTGATGATAGGCCGTTAGATTCTGCTTCGGGTGCAGATAATAATGGTGTGCTGCAAGCCAGAGGAAATCTAGTAATTAAGCTTCTAGAGAGTGAGGATATCCAAG AACTTATGCGGATATGCAAACCCCTATTTAGAAAGGCATCATGGTTGAGGCCTAAAGCTACAAGATCTTCGTCAAGAGAGATTTATTTGATTTGCCAAGGTCTGCAACTGTAG
- the LOC136225924 gene encoding uncharacterized protein isoform X1, with translation MSGAGAPDFFYREAQRLGYVARSAFKLLQIQKQHKLITPGSSVLDLGCAPGAWLQVACQSLGPLKNGGSVVGIDLKKVKVPSQHCDVRVKTICADVMNLPKHQVRALSPKQMGFSVILSDMCPSVSGITTKDAALSVELGMQALDLAVGQAMSDDRPLDSASGADNNGVLQARGNLVIKLLESEDIQELMRICKPLFRKASWLRPKATRSSSREIYLICQGLQL, from the exons ATGAGTGGAGCAGGAGCACCTGATTTCTTCTATAGAGAAGCCCAGCGTCTCGGTTATGTAGCTCGTTCAGCTTTCAAG CTTCTTCAGATTCAAAAGCAACACAAACTAATAACTCCAGGTTCCTCTGTTCTTGACCTTGGTTGTGCTCCTGGTGCTTGGCTACAG GTTGCTTGCCAGAGTTTGGGGCCACTAAAGAATGGTGGATCCGTGGTGGGTATTGATCTCAAG AAGGTGAAGGTTCCTTCCCAACATTGCGATGTTAGGGTTAAAACTATTTGTGCTGATGTGATGAACCTCCCCAAACACCAAGTCAGAGCACTCTCTCCTAAG CAGATGGGATTTTCGGTGATACTATCAGATATGTGTCCGTCAGTTTCTGGAATCACAACAAAAGATGCTGCTTTATCTGTGGAGTTGGGGATGCAAGCACTTGATCTGGCTGTTGGTCAGGCAATGTCTGATGATAGGCCGTTAGATTCTGCTTCGGGTGCAGATAATAATGGTGTGCTGCAAGCCAGAGGAAATCTAGTAATTAAGCTTCTAGAGAGTGAGGATATCCAAG AACTTATGCGGATATGCAAACCCCTATTTAGAAAGGCATCATGGTTGAGGCCTAAAGCTACAAGATCTTCGTCAAGAGAGATTTATTTGATTTGCCAAGGTCTGCAACTGTAG